The Longimicrobiales bacterium genome contains the following window.
CTCGGTCTTCAGCCCTGACAATGATCTGGGGGCTCGATCCGTATTGGCTCGCGATCTCACGAGATGCTTCGAGTTGTGGATCGTCCTCCGCGAAGAAGAAACCCTCCTCGACCTGCGGAGACAGATCGACGAGCAAACGCACGGCGAGAAGTCCCACAACGGCCATGCCGATCGCGCCCCACGCCGCGCCACGGCGCATCCACAACTTAGATAGCATCTGCAAAACCTCCCTGCGCCACGTTACCGTCCGGAACATCCCCACGCGTACATCGTAGGGGGATCGACATGAGTAGGCTCGAATTCATAGGGAGGCACGCGTGCGTCATCGCGCTTTAGGTTTGGGCTTGGTTCTGCTGGTCTTTGGAGCGGTTCCGAACATCTCCGCGCAGGAGGCCGAAGTCGAGGCCGCCGTGCACGCCACCCTCGGCGCATGGAGCGCCGGAGAGTACGCCGACTTCGTCGCCCAGTATCAGGCGGACGCTCGTGGCTTCTTCTTGGACGGAGGCCCGCTGATGGATGGCGGCTTCAATGTCGCCTTGCTTCAGGCTGCTGCGAACGCAGGATTTGCGGCCGACGTCGACGTCCAAGATCTCGACGTGCAGATCCACGGGCAGACCGCCATTTCCGTTGCGTACCTGACCGGGTCGCTCACACTCCCCGGAGGACTCGTCATGCCCGGCACGTGGCGGTACTCCGAGACTCGCGTCTCCACAGACGACGGATGGAAGGTGATCCAGTTCCATGTCTCCCCACAGGAAGGGATGTAGCCGATCTACCGGACTCGGTCGATGACCTCTCGAAAGAGTCGATCGGCCAGCTGCTCGGCCAGCTCTTCGAGCGCCGCCTGCTGCACCTCGGCGCGCTGTTTTTCCAAAAGGTCGGGATCGAAGTAGCGAGACTCGTTTGAACTCAGTTGCAACTCGCGCGGATTCTCGCCGTAGACGCCGCGCTCGAATCCGCCGGTCTCT
Protein-coding sequences here:
- a CDS encoding nuclear transport factor 2 family protein; this encodes MRHRALGLGLVLLVFGAVPNISAQEAEVEAAVHATLGAWSAGEYADFVAQYQADARGFFLDGGPLMDGGFNVALLQAAANAGFAADVDVQDLDVQIHGQTAISVAYLTGSLTLPGGLVMPGTWRYSETRVSTDDGWKVIQFHVSPQEGM